The Nyctibius grandis isolate bNycGra1 chromosome 3, bNycGra1.pri, whole genome shotgun sequence genome window below encodes:
- the C3H18orf63 gene encoding uncharacterized protein C18orf63 homolog — translation MNDTRHQSLFFVSLPDLQKLCAATVTLSSQIPETEMRSTQIKICRQLLFLHQDILSAPVIGTLNQISIVMAIPFYKSGISQAFIQKQGATLEAPQIVSPDILQTCLSYTLTARLAPRWNKAGHLLVQGKDFLSHSGRQNAVVIDLNVSDRQLCISVEACSIRLPPPELGDFDISANTLKLFDSNENTVIHQHSILSNWCYVLPSMKMGQIINISHIIPPESPFRSYKEFQMHWKNLYGYILPEDLEETKVYFSVYFKPIGERFFTYPLSCIRSQPVQYFPRTDSESVLNYFLSDMKCNLSHLCGFPVKMTSKALYATQELSRAPVREIKSKHMKLAGGMVCVVSLTQAPPRKQTLPRISSPCSMENRHWMERLIKEPETQPFPSGRKDTEKVSIEATEKSMNNRQIAGVPELPVVKSLRIPVNSAFELPPQKVSKIIPIFKGKLMQMNGKTTNQMDGKKRENAERRSPIKVMGISSSMLTGCKSSITQVYKAIQNMSVKNPTHSNILQVMNAKTCAKPGINVFRWKRESSGQMANSDFSDNSASSGNSSEVNHKKANSPSFLKNVGSVLPKSNINPSLNTYASPTSTARRGKKFASQNTTQVFEKQHQSKKAPLQICKLDNEMTNFGFSQQQTKRSHEGAGLNIHESVLSDTMCIAKNEENKAACRSKDDIAKAASHQFKSNFEQMTTGNEYPTCETLTSKSTSSDKESNAEASVKKGCARRRQKEEGYSKLKKVKRSKPST, via the exons ATGAATGACACCAGGCACCAGTCTCTGTTCTTTGTCAGTCTGCCAGATCTACAAAAACTCTGTGCCGCTACAGTAACACTGAGTTCTCAGATACCGGAAACTGAGATGAGGAGTACACAGATAAAGATTTGCAG ACAGTTATTATTCCTGCATCAAGACATCCTTTCTGCACCTGTTATTGGAACACTGAATCAAATTTCCATTGTAATGGCG atacCATTTTACAAATCAGGAATAAGTCAAGCCTTCATACAGAAACAAGGAGCTACC CTGGAAGCACCACAAATCGTTAGTCCAGACATTCTCCAAACCTGTCTTTCCTACACACTTACAGCCAGACTTGCACCCAGATGGAACAAGGCTGGTCATCTCTTGGTGCAAG gaaaagattttttgtCTCATTCGGGAAGGCAAAATGCTGTTG ttataGACCTCAATGTATCAGACAGACAGCTTTGCATCAGTGTGGAGGCTTGCTCAATTCGGTTGCCACCCCCTGAG ctGGGAGATTTCGATATTTCAGCAAACACCTTAAAGCTGTTTGACAGCaatgaaaatacagttattCACCAACATTCCATATTAAGTAACTGGTGCTATGTTTTGCCAAG CATGAAAATGGGTCAAATTATAAACATCAGCCACATAATTCCTCCAGAATCTCCTTTCCGTTCATATAAAGAATTTCAGATGCACTGGAAGAATCTG tatggaTATATTCTTCCAGAGGATCTTGAAGAAACAAAAGTATACTTCAGTGTTTACTTCAAGCCAATAGGGGAAAGGTTCTTTAC GTACCCTTTAAGTTGCATTCGAAGTCAGCCAGTGCAGTATTTCCCTAGAACAGATTCAGAAAGTGTGTTgaactattttctttctgacatgAAGTGTAATCTTTCACATCTATGTGGATTTCCAGTAAAGATGACAAGTAAAGCACTTTATGCTACACAGGAACTCTCCAGAGCTCCCGTGcgt gaaataaaatcaaagcacaTGAAGTTGGCTGGTGGGATGGTTTGTGTAGTATCTCTAACGCAGGCTCCTCCAAGAAAACAGACTTTGCCTAGAATTTCTTCACCATGCAGTATGGAAAACCGCCACTGGATGGAGCGTTTGATCAAAGAGCCAGAAACACAGCCTTTTCCGAGTGGCCGTAAGGATACAGAAAAGGTTAGCATTGAAGCAACAGAGAAATCGATGAATAACAGGCAAATAGCAGGAGTACCAGAGTTACCAGTTGTGAAATCTTTAAGAATACCTGTAAATTCAGCCTTTGAACTCCCCCCGCAAAAAGTCAGCAAAATTATACcaattttcaaaggaaagttgATGCAAATGAATGGAAAGACCACAAATCAAATggatgggaagaaaagagaaaatgctgaaagacGCTCACCAATAAAAGTTATGGGTATTTCATCTTCTATGCTGACTGGGTGCAAATCCAGCATAACTCAGGTTTACAAAGCCATTCAAAATATGTCCGTCAAAAATCCTACTCATAGCAACATACTTCAGGTAATGAATGCAAAAACATGTGCAAAACCTGGTATAAATGTATTTCGATGGAAAAGAGAGTCTAGTGGACAAATGGCTAATTCTGATTTTTCCGATAACTCAGCTTCAAGTGGGAATTCAAGTGAAGTCAATCACAAAAAGGCaaattctccttcctttcttaaGAATGTTGGGTCAGTGCTTCCGAAATCGAACATCAATCCGAGTCTGAATACATATGCATCTCCTACTTCCACtgcaagaagaggaaaaaaatttgcaagtCAAAATACCACGCAAGTTTTTGAGAAACAACACCAGTCAAAGAAAGCACCTTTGCAGATTTGTAAATTAGACAATGAAATGACAAATTTTGGTTTTTCACAGCAACAAACAAAGAGATCACATGAAGGAGCAGGGTTAAATATTCATGAATCTGTCTTAAGTGATACAATGTGCATCgccaaaaatgaagaaaataaagcagcatgCCGTTCTAAGGATGATATTGCTAAGGCAGCCAGTCATCAATTCAAATCTAACTTTGAACAG ATGACTACAGGGAACGAGTATCCGACCTGTGAAACACTGACCTCAAAATCAACTTCCTCAGACAAGGAGAGCAACGCAGAAGCATCTGTAAAGAAAGGTTGTGCCAGAAGAAGAcag AAAGAAGAAGGTTACTCAAAGTTAAAGAAAGTCAAAAGAAGTAAGCCTTCTACTTAG